The following are from one region of the Magallana gigas chromosome 4, xbMagGiga1.1, whole genome shotgun sequence genome:
- the LOC105332506 gene encoding uncharacterized protein isoform X1, with translation MTMSSFQFIILFLIVSDIPDYVKTEENTSDFTFLHTEKASPLNIEDSCFDINKASVNTMYLGISSFVNKNTSCKPENLLLREVQKYIILDKHQRQLCRTKITVSIKSRKGEKVIEDLKYGCQHLDGNSTIFFQYCYVNSFPEHFNTTTGGAGAITILTFPTRKLGDQGHTFEILRAQCNMKEWEVKRCLANKMREISTLPSTDELSTQKVFVQGKVGGCVGLIVGILSTTFGCVCIYKHYQSRIINNGLISKSKIHHMTGTTRMFFIHSKDDEIVYNDILDIQDPSKNKEILHSKSNVINHNDFQDLQYTESTSTYENEIDTVLFDKILISSKEYKTRNEPSDMYEEFSKEDKSASTSTTDKNRLKSETVTVDIQDAATGKTMARSLQTEKKQQLATYEEPVSRSKATNCRDVKPDTNASWAFNGDSENLKYYNYNI, from the exons ATGACAATGTCGTCTTTCC aatttataatCCTTTTTCTAATTGTGAGTGATATACCAGATTATgtcaaaacagaagaaaataCAAG TGATTTCACATTTTTACACACTGAAAAAGCAAGCCCGTTGAATATAGAGGATTCCTGTTTTGACATCAATAAAGCGTCAGTAAACACAATGTATTTAG gTATATCATCATTTGTAAATAAGAATACCTCATGCAAACCAGAAAATCTTTTGTTAAGAgaggtacaaaaatacatcatcCTTGACAAGCATCAGCGACAACTCTGTAGAACTAAAATAACTGTGTCTATCAAAAGCAGAAAAGGTGAAAAAGTCATTGAGGACCTGAAATATGGTTGCCAACATCTAGATGGAAATTCAACGATTTTCTTTCAAT attgttATGTCAACAGTTTCCCTGAACATTTTAACACAACCACAGGTG GGGCTGGAGCTATTACTATTTTAACGTTTCCTACACGAAAACTAGGTGACCAAGGACatacatttgaaattttgagagCTCAGTGCAACATGAAAGAATGGGAAGTGAAAAGATGTTTAGCAAACAAAATGCGAGAAATTAGTACTCTGCCCTCTACAG ACGAACTATCAACGCAGAAAGTGTTTGTCCAAGGAAAAGTGGGAGGCTGTGTTGGGCTTATCGTGGGAATTTTGTCAACAACATTTGGATGCGTTTGTATCTACAAGCATTATCAAAGCAG aataataaataatggtttaatttcaaaatcaaagatTCATCACATGACTGGAACCACACGAATGTTTTTTATACATTCAAAGGATGATGAAATCgtatataatgatattttagacATCCAG GATCCttccaaaaataaagaaatactaCACAGTAAAAGCAACGTTATTAATCACAACGACTTTCAAGACTTGCAATATACTGAAAGTACAAGTAcctatgaaaatgaaattgacaCAGTCctatttgataaaattcttatatcaTCAAAAGAATATAAAACAAGAAATGAACCATCGGACATGTACGAAGAGTTTTCAAAAGAGGACAAATCTGCTTCGACAAGCACAACAGATAAGAATCGTTTGAAAAGTGAAACAGTTACTGTTGACATCCAAGACGCTGCCACGGGTAAGACAATGGCTAGATCATTACAAACAGAAAAGAAACAGCAACTAGCTACGTATGAAGAACCTGTTAGTCGGTCGAAAGCCACAAACTGTCGAGACGTTAAACCGGATACCAATGCTTCATGGGCCTTTAACGGTGATTCTGAAAacctaaaatattataattacaatatttaa
- the LOC136274556 gene encoding uncharacterized protein has translation MMSENITEEMLEVRAKLMMAPLEVLAEILKEFGEPVDSAKGRFKVAMQADRFFMKEMEGDQAQTTLLAVKFALESPGTSTDKTVKIEASNEPTSTKTESPSAVKLHKDFKISGQVDCKSGISYTSLIRQIETGKQKGYSDVDIIDGVIKAVVPSSSLRSYLDGRPDINLATLRSILRGHYAEKNATELYSELASATQNPKETPNDFLLRVMDLRNRILFASQEDSHELKYSPELVAGLFRRTVYTGLRDTTLRHEMKAHLDNVKITDATLMHELNQITIQESERHNKLQAKHSVSQINSNSVEINAVKEEVKNDLASEIKSLRIEMTALKKMVEQSPNTAKAQPTPSRSGPRSCTDCQSVGKRCNHCWNCGGSGHRRQECPSKKFKLSGNSSGST, from the coding sequence ATGATGTCGGAAAACATAACAGAGGAGATGCTGGAGGTGCGAGCAAAGCTAATGATGGCGCCATTAGAAGTCCTGGCAGAAATTCTGAAGGAATTTGGGGAGCCAGTGGATTCTGCGAAGGGGCGTTTCAAGGTGGCGATGCAAGCCGACAGATTTTTTATGAAGGAAATGGAGGGTGACCAAGCACAAACAACATTGTTAGCTGTGAAATTTGCATTAGAGAGTCCTGGCACATCAACCGACAAAACCGTGAAAATAGAAGCCTCTAATGAACCAACAAGTACAAAGACTGAAAGTCCATCAGCAGTGAAATTACATAAGGATTTTAAGATCAGTGGGCAAGTGGATTGCAAATCAGGGATTTCGTATACCAGCTTAATTAGACAGATTGAAACTGGTAAACAGAAGGGATACTCGGATGTGGACATAATAGATGGTGTAATAAAGGCAGTAGTCCCATCGTCAAGCCTGCGTAGCTACTTAGACGGAAGGCCAGACATAAATTTGGCAACCCTTAGAAGCATCCTTAGGGGACACTATGCAGAAAAGAATGCAACCGAATTGTACAGTGAATTGGCTAGTGCCACCCAAAATCCAAAGGAAACTCCGAACGATTTTCTCTTGAGGGTTATGGATCTACGTAACCGAATCCTTTTTGCATCACAGGAGGATAGCCATGAACTCAAATACAGTCCAGAACTGGTGGCTGGACTCTTTAGACGGACCGTCTACACTGGACTAAGAGATACAACACTGCGTCATGAGATGAAAGCACATTTGGACAATGTGAAAATAACAGATGCAACGTTAATGCATGAACTGAACCAAATTACCATACAAGAGAGTGAAAGACATAACAAACTGCAAGCCAAACATTCAGTGTCTCAAATCAATTCTAACTCAGTGGAAATCAATGCTGTGAAAGAGGAAGTAAAGAATGATCTTGCCAGTGAAATTAAGTCACTAAGGATCGAAATGACAGCATTGAAGAAGATGGTTGAACAATCTCCGAACACAGCAAAGGCTCAACCAACACCTTCACGAAGCGGACCACGATCCTGTACAGATTGCCAGTCTGTCGGCAAGCGTTGCAATCATTGTTGGAACTGCGGTGGATCTGGACATCGTCGACAGGAGTGTCCAAGCAAGAAGTTCAAGCTCTCGGGAAACAGCAGCGGGTCGACCTAG
- the LOC105332506 gene encoding uncharacterized protein isoform X3 — MTMSSFQFIILFLIVSDIPDYVKTEENTSDFTFLHTEKASPLNIEDSCFDINKASVNTMYLGISSFVNKNTSCKPENLLLREVQKYIILDKHQRQLCRTKITVSIKSRKGEKVIEDLKYGCQHLDGNSTIFFQYCYVNSFPEHFNTTTGGDQGHTFEILRAQCNMKEWEVKRCLANKMREISTLPSTDELSTQKVFVQGKVGGCVGLIVGILSTTFGCVCIYKHYQSRIINNGLISKSKIHHMTGTTRMFFIHSKDDEIVYNDILDIQDPSKNKEILHSKSNVINHNDFQDLQYTESTSTYENEIDTVLFDKILISSKEYKTRNEPSDMYEEFSKEDKSASTSTTDKNRLKSETVTVDIQDAATGKTMARSLQTEKKQQLATYEEPVSRSKATNCRDVKPDTNASWAFNGDSENLKYYNYNI; from the exons ATGACAATGTCGTCTTTCC aatttataatCCTTTTTCTAATTGTGAGTGATATACCAGATTATgtcaaaacagaagaaaataCAAG TGATTTCACATTTTTACACACTGAAAAAGCAAGCCCGTTGAATATAGAGGATTCCTGTTTTGACATCAATAAAGCGTCAGTAAACACAATGTATTTAG gTATATCATCATTTGTAAATAAGAATACCTCATGCAAACCAGAAAATCTTTTGTTAAGAgaggtacaaaaatacatcatcCTTGACAAGCATCAGCGACAACTCTGTAGAACTAAAATAACTGTGTCTATCAAAAGCAGAAAAGGTGAAAAAGTCATTGAGGACCTGAAATATGGTTGCCAACATCTAGATGGAAATTCAACGATTTTCTTTCAAT attgttATGTCAACAGTTTCCCTGAACATTTTAACACAACCACAGGTG GTGACCAAGGACatacatttgaaattttgagagCTCAGTGCAACATGAAAGAATGGGAAGTGAAAAGATGTTTAGCAAACAAAATGCGAGAAATTAGTACTCTGCCCTCTACAG ACGAACTATCAACGCAGAAAGTGTTTGTCCAAGGAAAAGTGGGAGGCTGTGTTGGGCTTATCGTGGGAATTTTGTCAACAACATTTGGATGCGTTTGTATCTACAAGCATTATCAAAGCAG aataataaataatggtttaatttcaaaatcaaagatTCATCACATGACTGGAACCACACGAATGTTTTTTATACATTCAAAGGATGATGAAATCgtatataatgatattttagacATCCAG GATCCttccaaaaataaagaaatactaCACAGTAAAAGCAACGTTATTAATCACAACGACTTTCAAGACTTGCAATATACTGAAAGTACAAGTAcctatgaaaatgaaattgacaCAGTCctatttgataaaattcttatatcaTCAAAAGAATATAAAACAAGAAATGAACCATCGGACATGTACGAAGAGTTTTCAAAAGAGGACAAATCTGCTTCGACAAGCACAACAGATAAGAATCGTTTGAAAAGTGAAACAGTTACTGTTGACATCCAAGACGCTGCCACGGGTAAGACAATGGCTAGATCATTACAAACAGAAAAGAAACAGCAACTAGCTACGTATGAAGAACCTGTTAGTCGGTCGAAAGCCACAAACTGTCGAGACGTTAAACCGGATACCAATGCTTCATGGGCCTTTAACGGTGATTCTGAAAacctaaaatattataattacaatatttaa
- the LOC105332506 gene encoding uncharacterized protein isoform X2, giving the protein MTMSSFQFIILFLIVSDIPDYVKTEENTSDFTFLHTEKASPLNIEDSCFDINKASVNTMYLGISSFVNKNTSCKPENLLLREVQKYIILDKHQRQLCRTKITVSIKSRKGEKVIEDLKYGCQHLDGNSTIFFQYCYVNSFPEHFNTTTGAGAITILTFPTRKLGDQGHTFEILRAQCNMKEWEVKRCLANKMREISTLPSTDELSTQKVFVQGKVGGCVGLIVGILSTTFGCVCIYKHYQSRIINNGLISKSKIHHMTGTTRMFFIHSKDDEIVYNDILDIQDPSKNKEILHSKSNVINHNDFQDLQYTESTSTYENEIDTVLFDKILISSKEYKTRNEPSDMYEEFSKEDKSASTSTTDKNRLKSETVTVDIQDAATGKTMARSLQTEKKQQLATYEEPVSRSKATNCRDVKPDTNASWAFNGDSENLKYYNYNI; this is encoded by the exons ATGACAATGTCGTCTTTCC aatttataatCCTTTTTCTAATTGTGAGTGATATACCAGATTATgtcaaaacagaagaaaataCAAG TGATTTCACATTTTTACACACTGAAAAAGCAAGCCCGTTGAATATAGAGGATTCCTGTTTTGACATCAATAAAGCGTCAGTAAACACAATGTATTTAG gTATATCATCATTTGTAAATAAGAATACCTCATGCAAACCAGAAAATCTTTTGTTAAGAgaggtacaaaaatacatcatcCTTGACAAGCATCAGCGACAACTCTGTAGAACTAAAATAACTGTGTCTATCAAAAGCAGAAAAGGTGAAAAAGTCATTGAGGACCTGAAATATGGTTGCCAACATCTAGATGGAAATTCAACGATTTTCTTTCAAT attgttATGTCAACAGTTTCCCTGAACATTTTAACACAACCACAG GGGCTGGAGCTATTACTATTTTAACGTTTCCTACACGAAAACTAGGTGACCAAGGACatacatttgaaattttgagagCTCAGTGCAACATGAAAGAATGGGAAGTGAAAAGATGTTTAGCAAACAAAATGCGAGAAATTAGTACTCTGCCCTCTACAG ACGAACTATCAACGCAGAAAGTGTTTGTCCAAGGAAAAGTGGGAGGCTGTGTTGGGCTTATCGTGGGAATTTTGTCAACAACATTTGGATGCGTTTGTATCTACAAGCATTATCAAAGCAG aataataaataatggtttaatttcaaaatcaaagatTCATCACATGACTGGAACCACACGAATGTTTTTTATACATTCAAAGGATGATGAAATCgtatataatgatattttagacATCCAG GATCCttccaaaaataaagaaatactaCACAGTAAAAGCAACGTTATTAATCACAACGACTTTCAAGACTTGCAATATACTGAAAGTACAAGTAcctatgaaaatgaaattgacaCAGTCctatttgataaaattcttatatcaTCAAAAGAATATAAAACAAGAAATGAACCATCGGACATGTACGAAGAGTTTTCAAAAGAGGACAAATCTGCTTCGACAAGCACAACAGATAAGAATCGTTTGAAAAGTGAAACAGTTACTGTTGACATCCAAGACGCTGCCACGGGTAAGACAATGGCTAGATCATTACAAACAGAAAAGAAACAGCAACTAGCTACGTATGAAGAACCTGTTAGTCGGTCGAAAGCCACAAACTGTCGAGACGTTAAACCGGATACCAATGCTTCATGGGCCTTTAACGGTGATTCTGAAAacctaaaatattataattacaatatttaa
- the LOC117682604 gene encoding methyl-accepting chemotaxis protein TlpB-like, whose amino-acid sequence MIFWMTMSCLQFIILFILVLDKPDNVRTEETKSFVSFLYTGKTSAMDIEDTCFDIDQASVNNMYFGISMFINTNTACKPENIGLKEVQKYIIHDKHQRQLCRTKLTVFMNSRNCEKAIEHLGFMCQHLDERSTIFFQDCMVASFLEQNETITEYGAIIISAFPKPKKGELRRTFEIPTAHCSMKECELKNAKKVHEFGILPCKDSSHPDADKGSAQIVLNQAIVTACAGLILGGVLTSFVCICINKHNRSRNDGLISKSKISHMTDAEQIFSIHSEEDEFGYHDIMDIEDTANNKDTQHSVNDVYYHYDPPEQRYSRSPKSSTSTSENEVSISQCSVHKTTKSSKEHTLGTEMSSMYHKLSKENNSPLTNTENEDLIESRYVDIENTATGRTEVGSLKSKHHEQYAAYEVPVSHSNAKISQNIGSKTSVMSALIGRNEDITTIVYHVLEK is encoded by the exons ATGATCTTTTGGATGACAATGTCTTGTCTCC aattCATTATCCTTTTTATTTTGGTGCTTGATAAGCCAGATAATGTCAGAACGGAAGAAACTAAAAG TTTCGTCTCATTTTTATACACTGGAAAAACTAGCGCAATGGATATAGAGGATACCTGTTTTGACATCGATCAAGCTTCAGTGAACAATATGTATTTCG GTATATCAATGTTCATCAATACAAATACGGCATGCAAACCTGAGAACATTGGGTTAAAAGAGGTTCAGAAATATATAATTCACGACAAGCATCAGCGACAACTTTGTAGAACCAAATTAACTGTGTTTATGAACAGCAGAAATTGTGAAAAAGCCATCGAGCACTTAGGGTTTATGTGCCAACATCTAGACGAAAGGTCAACGATTTTCTTTCAGG ATTGTATGGTTGCAAGTTTCCTTGAACAAAATGAAACAATCACAG AATATGGAGCAATTATTATTTCGGCGTTTCCAAAACCAAAAAAGGGTGAACTAAGACGTACATTCGAAATCCCAACAGCTCATTGTAGCATGAAAGAGTGTGAATTGAAGAACGCAAAGAAAGTGCACGAATTCGGGATTTTACCCTGTAAAG aTTCTTCTCACCCGGACGCAGACAAAGGATCAGCGCAGATAGTTTTAAATCAAGCAATAGTGACCGCCTGCGCAGGGCTTATCTTGGGTGGTGTGTTAACATCATTTGTATGCATTTGTATTAACAAGCATAATCGAAGCAG aaatgacggcctaatttcaaaatcaaaaatttctCACATGACTGACGCCGAACAAATATTTTCGATCCATTCAGAAGAAGATGAATTTGGATATCACGATATTATGGACATCGAG GACACGGCCAATAATAAGGATACACAGCATAGTGTGAACGACGTTTACTATCATTATGACCCTCCAGAGCAGCGGTATAGTAGAAGTCCAAAGAGCAGTACTAGTACATCTGAGAACGAAGTTAGCATATCCCAATGTTCAGTGCATAAaaccacaaaatcatcaaaagaaCATACATTAGGAACAGAAATGTCGAGCATGTaccataaattatcaaaagagAACAATTCGCCTTTGACAAACACAGAAAACGAGGATCTTATTGAAAGTAGATATGTAGACATTGAAAATACAGCAACAGGAAGAACAGAGGTAGGTtcgttaaaatcaaaacaccatGAGCAATATGCTGCATATGAAGTACCTGTAAGTCATTCAAATGCCAAAATCTCTCAAAACATTGGGTCGAAAACTAGCGTTATGTCGGCCTTAATCGGTAGGAATGAAGATATAACAACTATTGTTTACCATGTgttagaaaaataa